One Microbacterium sp. W4I20 DNA window includes the following coding sequences:
- the wecB gene encoding non-hydrolyzing UDP-N-acetylglucosamine 2-epimerase, giving the protein MTVVGTRPEIIRLSATIKLLDEHTDQVLVHTGQNYDYELNEVFFEDLGLRRPDHFMNADTSSLGAALGSILTKTEEVIREEKPDAFLVLGDTNSCISAVIAKRMKVPVFHMEAGNRSFDENVPEETNRRLVDHVADYNLVYTEHARRNLLAEGLHPSKILLTGSPMREVLEQNREQIEASDAVERAGLTPGEYFLVSLHREENVDNPKRLRSAIASLQALRSEYGIPILVSTHPRTRKRIEALDDAAAVEGITFHPPFGFHDYIKLQQESKLVLSDSGTISEESSTLGFPAVTVRDFIERPEALDAGAIITTGLTPESVLRAVAARLSIPADLASLPAGYEIANTAWRATAFILSTAHSHRARLGLHD; this is encoded by the coding sequence ATGACGGTCGTCGGAACCAGGCCGGAGATCATCCGCCTGTCCGCGACGATCAAGCTGCTCGACGAGCACACCGACCAGGTGCTCGTGCACACCGGTCAAAACTACGACTACGAGCTCAACGAGGTCTTTTTCGAAGATCTGGGTCTGCGCCGACCGGACCACTTCATGAACGCGGACACCTCATCGCTCGGCGCCGCCCTCGGGTCCATCCTCACGAAGACCGAAGAGGTCATCCGCGAGGAGAAGCCGGATGCGTTCCTTGTGCTCGGTGACACGAACAGCTGCATCTCCGCGGTCATCGCCAAGCGGATGAAGGTGCCGGTGTTCCACATGGAGGCGGGCAACCGCTCCTTCGACGAGAACGTGCCGGAGGAGACCAACCGCCGCCTCGTGGATCACGTCGCCGACTACAACCTCGTCTACACCGAGCATGCTCGGCGCAACCTCCTCGCCGAGGGGCTCCATCCGTCGAAGATCCTCCTCACCGGTTCGCCCATGCGCGAGGTGCTCGAGCAGAACCGCGAGCAGATCGAGGCGAGTGACGCCGTCGAGCGGGCAGGCCTCACGCCGGGGGAGTACTTCCTCGTGAGCCTGCACCGCGAGGAGAACGTCGACAACCCGAAGCGTCTGCGGTCCGCGATCGCATCGTTGCAGGCGCTTCGCAGCGAGTACGGCATCCCGATCCTCGTGTCGACCCACCCGCGCACCCGTAAGCGCATCGAGGCTCTCGACGACGCCGCGGCTGTCGAGGGCATCACCTTCCACCCGCCGTTCGGCTTCCACGACTACATCAAGCTGCAGCAGGAATCCAAGCTGGTGCTCTCCGACAGCGGCACGATCAGCGAGGAATCGAGCACGCTCGGGTTCCCGGCCGTGACCGTGCGCGACTTCATCGAGCGGCCTGAGGCGTTGGATGCCGGAGCCATCATCACCACCGGGCTCACCCCGGAGAGCGTGCTGCGCGCGGTCGCCGCGCGCCTCAGCATCCCCGCCGACCTGGCTTCTCTCCCGGCCGGCTACGAGATTGCGAACACCGCGTGGCGGGCGACAGCCTTCATCCTGTCGACGGCACACTCCCACCGGGCGCGATTGGGTCTTCATGACTGA
- the lepB gene encoding signal peptidase I, whose amino-acid sequence MTTAEAPAPRRRRFGVWINVALALALTAIIVAFVGQPSSGSMSPTLEPGDRLIVNRLAFVGSDPAPGDIVVFRPDAHWGEKPVAGNWLTGALQWVGESTGIRPHVLVKRVIAGPGQTVECCDAQGRVLVDGEPLDEPYVVNDLPFVASDLDCDSTPMSSRCFATVTVPEGAYLVLGDNRANSADSVFPCRGVADPGEDCWRWMQRDSVFGKAGPILWPVSRWGGP is encoded by the coding sequence ATGACGACTGCCGAAGCTCCTGCTCCGCGCCGCCGTCGATTCGGGGTCTGGATCAATGTCGCCTTGGCGTTGGCCCTGACGGCGATCATCGTCGCCTTCGTGGGTCAGCCGTCCTCCGGCTCGATGTCCCCGACGTTGGAGCCTGGCGACCGTCTCATCGTGAACCGGCTGGCGTTCGTCGGGTCAGACCCCGCCCCCGGAGACATCGTCGTCTTCCGGCCCGACGCCCACTGGGGCGAGAAGCCCGTGGCGGGCAACTGGCTGACGGGCGCACTGCAGTGGGTCGGCGAGAGCACCGGCATCCGCCCGCACGTCCTGGTGAAGAGAGTGATCGCCGGCCCCGGGCAGACGGTCGAATGCTGCGATGCCCAAGGAAGAGTGCTCGTCGACGGCGAACCCCTCGATGAGCCCTACGTCGTGAACGACCTCCCGTTCGTCGCGAGCGACCTGGACTGCGACTCGACGCCGATGTCGTCGCGGTGCTTCGCGACGGTGACGGTTCCCGAGGGCGCCTACCTGGTGCTCGGCGACAACAGGGCGAACTCGGCCGACTCCGTGTTCCCGTGCCGTGGCGTCGCGGACCCGGGCGAGGACTGCTGGCGGTGGATGCAGCGCGATTCGGTGTTCGGGAAGGCAGGGCCGATCCTCTGGCCGGTATCGCGCTGGGGCGGGCCGTAG
- a CDS encoding O-antigen ligase: MKFAPVPPLNRFGRISRSIILVGLLIGGLFPTVGGVGVATIASPLALILVLYEVGRRLPKLHPVLLVPFFFLGVFLHAIAIPTATAYGEIKLDTWLTATLLTAVAASVLRDERSIYTFARTWLVTTGLLSVITILGFAGGRADGFDSNPIWLARAMATGLVMALFLVLQKDIRTWVFLGIAALLIAGIFATGSRGPILAVGIGAIALVVFTRRHRIRRIVGIVVGAGAAYWAVTVLPFFASSRIVTLIEDGDNDASRSLFWSLTTEIIRQYPEGVGIGNWALFAGAPRQFVYPHNMFLEVFAELGACGSGLL, from the coding sequence GTGAAGTTCGCACCAGTACCTCCGCTTAACAGGTTCGGGCGCATCTCGCGATCCATCATTCTCGTGGGCCTGCTCATCGGCGGCCTCTTTCCGACAGTCGGCGGAGTCGGGGTGGCCACGATCGCGTCGCCGTTGGCGCTTATCCTCGTGCTCTACGAAGTCGGTCGCCGTCTCCCGAAGCTGCACCCGGTCCTGCTCGTCCCCTTCTTCTTCCTCGGCGTCTTCTTGCATGCCATCGCCATTCCGACCGCAACTGCTTACGGTGAGATCAAGCTCGATACATGGCTCACTGCGACACTGCTCACAGCAGTCGCTGCTTCTGTGTTGCGAGACGAACGCTCCATCTACACCTTTGCCCGCACCTGGCTCGTCACGACCGGGTTGCTCTCAGTGATCACGATCCTCGGTTTCGCTGGCGGACGAGCCGACGGTTTCGACTCGAACCCGATCTGGCTCGCACGCGCGATGGCGACCGGTCTCGTCATGGCCTTGTTCCTCGTCCTCCAGAAGGACATCAGGACCTGGGTGTTCCTCGGCATCGCGGCACTGCTCATCGCGGGGATCTTCGCGACAGGATCGCGAGGCCCCATCCTCGCCGTCGGGATCGGTGCTATCGCTCTCGTCGTATTCACGCGCCGTCATCGCATCCGACGCATCGTCGGAATCGTCGTCGGAGCAGGCGCAGCCTATTGGGCCGTCACCGTGCTGCCGTTCTTCGCGAGTAGCCGCATCGTCACCCTGATCGAGGACGGGGACAACGACGCATCTCGATCCCTGTTCTGGTCGCTCACCACCGAGATCATCCGCCAATACCCGGAGGGGGTCGGCATCGGTAACTGGGCACTATTCGCCGGCGCTCCTCGCCAGTTCGTCTACCCGCACAACATGTTCTTGGAGGTATTCGCCGAGCTCGGCGCGTGTGGTTCGGGATTGCTCTGA
- a CDS encoding DUF4012 domain-containing protein: MSSSHQTRASLRADDRAQRKRPHRRRRVVWMVIGVLALLVVAVVALSAVAASKALSVRDSLTPAVPIASGMPAKVIAGDAEGAATDAAALKELSARAVSQTEGLDWQIAEWIPAVGQNLAAVRAAAESIDEVADFAVDSLPSLDLAAFRPVGGAIDLAAIRGLEKVVTGGAVTFAGVSARIEDMDRTFLLPQVTDALTTLDDAVSGVDDTLGSLSPILKILPAALGEGTPRTYLLMFQGNSELRASGGNPAALALVTATDGRIELTTQATSVQFANARPESIAPLDAETEGLYSDIIGRWIPNMTATPDFPTTVEIMRAWWADEGLPPFDDVISTDPVALSYMLKATGPIPLATGETLTSDNAVSLLLNEVYFNYGQIVDGEIVDASAQDLFFASAAAQIFSKLTAGVDNPLALFDAFRQATDESRMKIWSSNPDIEAMMAGTRLSGTLPATNDDQTIAGVYFNDTTGAKTDYYADANVVASTDQCTAAGPPTFRQTITFANNITPEQAAGLPYFITGPHYRPGDIATDVVVYTPVGATITSWNVEGALRSSLVTEGTHLGRSAVRISVVTTPETAATITVEMKGAEGTMGADYGAYDVWTTPMVRETPVKLETPGCG; this comes from the coding sequence ATGTCCTCTTCGCACCAGACCCGCGCTAGTTTGCGCGCCGACGACCGCGCTCAGCGAAAACGCCCGCATCGTCGTCGACGGGTCGTGTGGATGGTCATCGGCGTGCTCGCCCTCCTCGTGGTCGCCGTCGTCGCGCTCTCGGCCGTTGCCGCGTCCAAGGCGCTGAGCGTCCGCGACTCACTGACTCCGGCGGTCCCGATAGCCAGCGGGATGCCGGCGAAGGTCATAGCGGGCGATGCGGAGGGAGCCGCGACCGACGCCGCCGCACTCAAGGAGCTGTCTGCACGCGCCGTGTCCCAGACCGAAGGACTGGACTGGCAGATCGCGGAATGGATCCCGGCCGTCGGCCAGAATCTCGCCGCTGTTCGAGCCGCGGCGGAGAGCATCGACGAGGTTGCCGACTTCGCCGTTGACTCTTTGCCGAGTCTCGACCTCGCCGCCTTCCGCCCCGTCGGCGGGGCGATCGACCTCGCCGCGATCCGAGGTCTTGAGAAGGTCGTCACCGGCGGTGCTGTGACGTTCGCGGGGGTGAGCGCTCGGATCGAGGATATGGACCGCACTTTCCTCCTGCCCCAGGTCACCGACGCGCTGACCACCCTGGACGACGCAGTGTCGGGCGTCGACGACACCCTCGGCTCATTGTCGCCCATCCTCAAGATCCTTCCCGCAGCTCTTGGGGAAGGCACGCCCCGCACCTACCTGCTGATGTTCCAGGGCAACTCCGAGCTGCGCGCATCGGGTGGCAACCCGGCGGCGCTGGCGCTCGTCACCGCAACGGATGGCCGCATCGAACTGACGACCCAGGCGACCAGCGTCCAATTCGCCAATGCGCGCCCGGAGAGCATTGCTCCGCTCGATGCAGAGACGGAGGGACTGTACTCCGACATCATCGGCCGCTGGATCCCGAACATGACCGCCACCCCTGACTTCCCGACGACAGTCGAAATCATGCGTGCCTGGTGGGCAGACGAGGGTCTCCCTCCCTTCGACGACGTGATCTCGACCGATCCTGTGGCACTGAGTTACATGCTCAAGGCAACAGGACCGATCCCGCTGGCGACCGGCGAGACGCTCACCAGCGACAACGCAGTCTCGCTGCTCCTCAATGAGGTCTATTTCAATTACGGTCAGATCGTTGATGGCGAGATCGTCGATGCCTCCGCTCAGGACCTCTTCTTCGCCTCGGCGGCCGCGCAGATCTTCTCCAAGCTGACGGCCGGCGTCGACAACCCGCTCGCGCTGTTCGACGCGTTCCGCCAGGCGACCGACGAGAGCCGGATGAAGATATGGTCGTCGAACCCCGACATCGAGGCGATGATGGCCGGCACCAGGCTTTCTGGGACGCTTCCGGCAACGAACGACGACCAGACGATCGCCGGTGTCTATTTCAACGACACCACTGGTGCGAAGACCGACTATTACGCCGATGCCAACGTCGTTGCGAGCACCGACCAGTGCACAGCTGCCGGTCCTCCCACGTTCCGTCAGACGATCACCTTCGCGAACAACATCACCCCGGAGCAGGCCGCCGGCCTGCCGTACTTCATCACCGGACCGCACTACAGGCCGGGCGACATCGCGACCGACGTCGTGGTCTACACGCCTGTCGGTGCGACGATCACGTCGTGGAACGTCGAGGGAGCGCTGCGCTCCTCGTTGGTCACGGAGGGAACGCACCTCGGCCGCTCCGCCGTCCGGATCAGCGTCGTGACGACTCCTGAGACCGCCGCGACGATCACGGTCGAGATGAAGGGCGCCGAGGGCACCATGGGGGCGGACTACGGCGCCTACGACGTCTGGACCACGCCCATGGTGAGGGAGACACCCGTGAAGCTGGAGACGCCCGGCTGCGGCTGA
- a CDS encoding glycosyltransferase, with amino-acid sequence MTESSGAEARPETVLIVSLAGIRYATRPRKAARELARSYRVRYLALQSSGRGGRVDEAGVFDSDGIAVHQVRVRPRRPGGGIAAKLFNLLVSYLPAFIRLFWVAAKTPAAVILIANPVLAPIALVHRARFRSQVVLDVAERPGAIAARDSLASIFSRLEPLTLGSLARRDAIATVAVPSDANDLRTVGFRTVLPLRNVPLSSWRAPYVAPVGDDELRCVVIGSVFEGRAYEILIEAMALCAQKDVRVRLRIVGPGTDQYLQQLHSLTEERGASDVITWSGAIQGDEVSRTYLDSHVGLVLYEPDDPGNDGLSNKILECVSSGRPVLAGDLPENRLFVTEHRVGWLTQVTAESIADALIRIRAEADLSEISERCRALGDSSLTWEADFAAVAQALSKAP; translated from the coding sequence ATGACTGAGAGCTCCGGCGCTGAGGCCCGGCCGGAGACGGTTCTCATCGTGTCTCTCGCCGGCATCCGGTATGCCACTCGCCCGCGGAAGGCCGCGCGCGAGTTGGCGCGCTCCTACCGAGTCCGATACCTGGCTCTGCAGAGTTCCGGTCGTGGCGGTCGCGTCGACGAAGCAGGGGTCTTCGATTCCGACGGCATCGCCGTGCATCAGGTGCGGGTGCGCCCGCGTCGCCCAGGCGGGGGCATCGCTGCGAAGCTGTTCAACCTGTTGGTCTCGTATCTGCCGGCCTTTATCCGTCTGTTCTGGGTGGCGGCCAAGACCCCCGCCGCCGTGATATTGATCGCGAATCCGGTACTTGCTCCGATCGCGCTCGTTCACCGCGCACGCTTCCGTTCGCAAGTGGTGTTGGACGTGGCTGAACGCCCCGGCGCGATCGCCGCGCGAGATTCTCTCGCGTCGATCTTCAGCAGACTGGAGCCGCTCACGCTCGGCAGTCTCGCCCGGCGCGACGCCATCGCGACGGTGGCCGTGCCCAGTGATGCGAATGATCTCCGCACGGTCGGTTTCCGCACGGTGCTTCCGCTGCGGAACGTGCCGCTTTCATCGTGGCGGGCTCCGTATGTCGCACCGGTCGGAGATGACGAACTTCGCTGCGTCGTCATCGGATCGGTGTTCGAGGGGCGGGCCTACGAGATTCTGATCGAGGCGATGGCCCTCTGCGCGCAAAAGGATGTTCGGGTCCGATTGCGCATTGTCGGCCCCGGAACTGACCAGTATCTGCAGCAGCTGCATTCGCTGACCGAGGAACGCGGCGCCTCTGACGTGATCACGTGGTCGGGCGCGATTCAGGGCGACGAGGTGTCACGCACCTACCTCGATTCCCACGTCGGTCTCGTCCTCTACGAACCGGATGATCCCGGCAATGACGGCCTCTCGAACAAGATTCTCGAATGCGTGTCCTCCGGACGCCCGGTGCTCGCGGGAGACTTGCCGGAGAACCGTCTCTTCGTGACGGAGCACCGGGTCGGCTGGCTGACCCAGGTGACCGCGGAGAGCATTGCCGATGCGCTCATCAGGATCCGTGCCGAAGCGGATCTGTCCGAGATCAGTGAAAGGTGCCGAGCCCTCGGAGATTCGAGTCTGACCTGGGAAGCGGATTTCGCGGCCGTCGCACAGGCTCTGTCGAAGGCGCCATGA
- a CDS encoding acyltransferase family protein, which yields MNRSSATAQPRYRGDIQGLRALAVGLVIIEHAHFGLRGGFIGVDVFFVISGFVITAMLLREVQSQGRIRLGRFFIRRGYRLIPAAAVVITVTALVGAVILSPLGTQQQAAVTGGAAAVGISNIALYTISSDYFSEHVQTNPFLHTWSLGVEEQFYLFFPLVLLLVWKMTKNHAKAAAAVLVVVAAVSFALSAVTSFSAVLPAVRNPPIFAFYMMPTRAWEFAVGALIACGAVWLARRRLHAAATWIGLALILAGAVFIDSGMAFPGVAALVPVAGAALVIYGGLKKNGGSRLLSTRPLVHLGDLSYSLYLWHWPLFVFARRLWPESMIAIVGALVLTYVLSYLTFRYIETPFRGRADAWNWRSLRLPAAAIAVALVAAGGLGGGAVVNWGNKNVADASAQLLERPIGYNECLSTTPVSERDLAPCTWDGAGKPIYLVGDSNAQQFTEALISAADELDRPLTVATWGGCPFFDVGRVDLDDPAKGAECSVYADDGEKWIEAQPAGTVVIASSSEMVTDDRIEFRAGGEVATTEVDKAVVWAEALAARIESLEAAGHDVRLVRTMPHFPGVSREWWHPVECQNADLFTDPSGCSMTISAEQVQTRMKYITAAETQAIEATGVGAVDLSSEVCRNGMCETYRNGMWLYRDGLHISPQYSSAIAARFTSSLVR from the coding sequence ATGAACAGATCGAGCGCGACCGCGCAGCCACGGTACCGGGGCGACATTCAAGGGTTGCGTGCCCTTGCTGTCGGGCTCGTCATCATCGAGCACGCCCATTTCGGCCTTCGAGGCGGCTTCATCGGCGTCGACGTGTTCTTCGTCATCTCCGGTTTCGTGATTACCGCGATGCTGCTGCGAGAGGTCCAGAGCCAGGGCAGAATCCGGCTGGGCCGATTCTTCATCCGTCGAGGCTATCGACTCATTCCCGCGGCGGCCGTAGTCATCACCGTCACGGCCTTGGTCGGGGCAGTCATCCTCTCACCGCTGGGCACGCAGCAGCAGGCCGCAGTGACCGGCGGGGCGGCGGCCGTGGGAATCAGCAACATCGCGCTCTACACCATCTCATCGGACTACTTCAGCGAGCACGTGCAGACCAATCCATTCCTGCACACCTGGTCGCTCGGCGTGGAGGAGCAGTTCTATCTGTTCTTCCCGCTGGTGCTGCTCCTCGTGTGGAAGATGACGAAGAACCATGCGAAGGCAGCAGCCGCGGTGCTCGTGGTTGTCGCCGCGGTATCGTTCGCGCTCTCGGCCGTCACGTCGTTCTCCGCGGTGCTGCCGGCTGTGAGGAATCCACCGATCTTCGCCTTCTACATGATGCCGACGCGGGCGTGGGAGTTCGCGGTCGGTGCGCTCATCGCGTGCGGTGCGGTGTGGCTGGCGCGGAGGCGCCTGCATGCCGCGGCGACCTGGATCGGGTTGGCTCTGATCCTTGCAGGAGCGGTGTTCATCGACAGCGGCATGGCTTTCCCGGGTGTCGCCGCGCTGGTGCCGGTGGCAGGTGCCGCCCTGGTCATCTACGGCGGCTTGAAGAAGAATGGCGGCTCTCGGCTCCTCTCGACCCGACCTCTGGTCCACCTCGGCGACCTTTCGTACTCGCTCTATCTCTGGCACTGGCCGCTGTTCGTGTTCGCTCGGCGCCTCTGGCCCGAAAGCATGATCGCGATCGTGGGCGCCCTCGTGCTCACCTACGTGCTCTCCTACCTCACGTTCCGCTACATCGAGACCCCGTTCCGGGGGCGCGCGGATGCATGGAACTGGCGGAGCCTGCGCCTCCCGGCAGCAGCCATCGCCGTCGCTTTGGTCGCCGCTGGCGGACTGGGTGGAGGTGCTGTCGTGAACTGGGGAAACAAGAACGTCGCGGATGCGTCGGCGCAGCTCTTGGAACGTCCCATCGGTTACAACGAATGCTTGTCGACGACGCCCGTCTCTGAACGGGATCTGGCACCCTGCACGTGGGATGGTGCGGGGAAGCCCATCTATCTCGTGGGCGACTCGAACGCACAGCAATTCACGGAAGCCCTGATCTCCGCAGCCGATGAGTTGGACAGGCCGCTCACGGTCGCGACGTGGGGAGGATGCCCCTTCTTCGATGTCGGACGAGTCGACCTCGATGACCCCGCAAAGGGCGCCGAGTGCAGCGTATACGCGGATGACGGTGAGAAGTGGATAGAGGCGCAACCTGCCGGTACTGTCGTGATCGCCTCATCGAGCGAGATGGTCACCGACGACCGGATCGAGTTCCGAGCAGGAGGAGAGGTCGCGACGACTGAAGTCGACAAGGCGGTGGTGTGGGCCGAAGCTTTGGCAGCTCGGATCGAGTCGCTTGAAGCGGCAGGGCATGATGTGCGACTGGTACGGACGATGCCGCACTTCCCAGGAGTCTCCCGCGAGTGGTGGCACCCCGTCGAGTGTCAGAACGCCGACCTCTTCACCGACCCTTCGGGGTGTTCGATGACCATCTCGGCCGAGCAGGTGCAGACACGGATGAAGTACATAACCGCGGCTGAGACCCAGGCGATAGAAGCCACGGGGGTTGGCGCCGTTGACCTCTCGTCCGAGGTCTGCCGCAACGGTATGTGCGAGACCTATCGGAATGGAATGTGGCTCTATCGCGACGGACTGCATATCAGTCCGCAGTACAGTTCGGCGATCGCTGCTCGATTCACCTCGTCGCTGGTGCGCTAG
- a CDS encoding NAD-dependent epimerase/dehydratase family protein — protein sequence MSGYAVTGAGGFLGWHLRAALKEAGTRVEAIAVGAEFDSATATAAIDGSARVIHIAGVNRASDEEVTAGNIGFAEQLASALRGAETPPPVVVYANSTQATNGSVYGEAKAKAAEILAQAASEVGAEFIDVRLPNLFGEHGRPFYNAVTATFSHLVAAGESPIVENDKELTLLHAQDAADILSGAAPLAALESLQREETVSGLLARLQGFAELYGRGEIPDVSENFDRDLFNTYRSYTFPAQSPIDLTRHADARGSFFEIIRSHGGPGQSSFSTTVPGVTRGDHFHRRKIERFTVLQGRARISLRRLYSDEVVSFEVSGDAPGAVDMPTMWSHNITNIGEELLYTSFWTNDIFDPANPDTIAEAV from the coding sequence GTGAGCGGGTACGCGGTCACCGGCGCCGGAGGCTTCCTTGGCTGGCACTTGAGAGCGGCACTGAAGGAGGCGGGTACTCGCGTCGAGGCGATCGCCGTCGGGGCGGAGTTCGACTCAGCGACGGCCACGGCTGCAATTGACGGCAGCGCACGCGTCATCCATATCGCCGGAGTCAATCGGGCGTCGGATGAAGAAGTCACTGCAGGGAACATCGGGTTCGCCGAGCAGCTCGCGTCCGCGCTGCGAGGAGCGGAGACGCCTCCGCCGGTCGTCGTGTACGCGAACTCCACGCAGGCAACCAACGGGTCCGTCTATGGTGAGGCGAAGGCCAAGGCCGCCGAGATTCTCGCGCAGGCGGCATCCGAAGTGGGCGCCGAGTTCATCGATGTGCGTCTGCCGAACCTCTTCGGCGAGCACGGCCGCCCCTTCTACAATGCGGTCACGGCGACGTTCAGTCATCTGGTCGCTGCCGGCGAGAGCCCCATCGTCGAGAACGACAAGGAGCTCACGCTGCTGCACGCTCAGGATGCTGCCGACATTCTCAGCGGAGCGGCGCCTCTCGCGGCACTCGAGAGCCTGCAACGGGAGGAGACGGTGTCCGGACTGCTCGCCCGGTTGCAAGGCTTCGCCGAGCTGTACGGTCGGGGCGAGATTCCCGATGTGTCCGAGAACTTCGATCGTGACCTCTTCAATACGTACCGCTCGTACACGTTCCCCGCGCAGTCGCCGATCGATCTGACGCGCCACGCCGACGCCCGGGGTTCGTTCTTCGAGATCATCCGCTCGCACGGCGGCCCGGGGCAATCGTCGTTCTCGACCACCGTGCCCGGTGTCACCCGGGGCGACCACTTCCACCGCCGCAAGATCGAGCGGTTCACGGTGCTGCAGGGCCGAGCCCGCATCTCGTTGCGCCGCCTGTACTCTGATGAGGTCGTGTCGTTCGAGGTCTCCGGCGACGCGCCCGGTGCCGTCGACATGCCGACGATGTGGTCGCACAACATCACCAACATCGGCGAAGAGTTGCTGTACACGTCCTTCTGGACCAACGACATCTTCGATCCAGCCAACCCCGACACGATTGCCGAGGCAGTGTGA
- a CDS encoding lipopolysaccharide biosynthesis protein — protein MGITSIWARLRSRGAKGALSLILGTGVAQGITLLVTPFLTRLYSDEDFGYLSLVIAVVSIAAPAAALRLDSALMLPRAKRDASALFGTGLLSALVVSALTVGLLQALFAFGLLPNMSALPWFSVWVGGITFLTAAFTLLSQYALRGHRYGAVARRSIYQSVLAAGAQLAGGFFAPSPVGLIGGYAIGRAAGIAPLAIGLRSEIERFSLADVRRLMREYWRFPVLFAPSAVLNSAGLVVPVIFVGLWFSVADAGQWALADRILAAPLVLVATAVGQVVEAHMSEMIRESRGGLTRYYLSVSAVLALVAVVTVVAVVFLVKPILPLFLGSGWETAGELMVAMSPIIATRLIVSPMSKVLIVLQRGGWNLGLDVLRVVLVLGVVATAVLFAIDLITTAWLFSLALSSVYVVTWVIGMMATRRDADRAAA, from the coding sequence ATGGGTATCACGTCGATCTGGGCCCGCCTCCGCTCGCGCGGTGCGAAGGGGGCCCTCTCGCTCATCCTGGGCACGGGCGTGGCTCAGGGCATAACGCTCCTCGTCACGCCGTTCCTCACCCGTCTGTACTCGGACGAGGACTTCGGCTACCTGTCGCTCGTGATCGCGGTCGTCTCGATCGCGGCGCCGGCTGCGGCCCTCCGACTGGACTCGGCTCTGATGCTGCCGCGCGCCAAACGCGACGCTTCGGCGTTGTTCGGCACAGGCCTGTTGAGCGCTCTCGTCGTGAGTGCCCTGACCGTGGGGCTGCTCCAGGCGCTGTTCGCGTTCGGCCTGTTGCCGAACATGTCCGCACTGCCCTGGTTCTCCGTATGGGTCGGCGGCATCACTTTCCTCACGGCGGCGTTCACTCTCCTCAGCCAGTACGCGCTGCGAGGGCACCGCTACGGCGCCGTCGCCCGACGCAGCATCTACCAGTCCGTGCTGGCCGCGGGAGCGCAGCTCGCCGGTGGCTTCTTCGCTCCAAGTCCTGTCGGCCTGATCGGCGGGTATGCGATCGGACGCGCGGCCGGAATCGCACCCCTCGCCATCGGCCTGCGATCGGAGATCGAACGCTTCTCCCTGGCGGACGTCCGTCGGCTGATGAGGGAGTACTGGCGATTCCCGGTGCTGTTCGCGCCGTCGGCTGTGCTCAACTCCGCCGGGCTCGTCGTCCCCGTGATCTTCGTGGGCCTGTGGTTCTCCGTTGCGGATGCCGGGCAATGGGCTCTCGCTGATCGCATTCTCGCCGCGCCCCTCGTCCTCGTCGCCACGGCTGTCGGGCAGGTTGTCGAGGCGCACATGTCCGAGATGATCCGTGAGAGCCGAGGCGGCCTGACGCGGTACTACTTGTCGGTTTCTGCGGTCCTCGCGCTCGTCGCCGTCGTCACGGTTGTCGCAGTCGTGTTCCTGGTCAAGCCGATCCTTCCCCTGTTCCTCGGATCAGGATGGGAGACGGCCGGGGAGCTCATGGTTGCGATGTCGCCGATCATCGCTACTCGTCTGATCGTGAGCCCGATGAGCAAGGTGCTGATCGTCCTGCAACGCGGCGGATGGAATCTCGGCCTGGACGTGCTCCGCGTGGTGCTCGTCCTCGGAGTGGTCGCCACCGCGGTGTTGTTCGCGATCGACCTGATCACTACCGCGTGGCTGTTCTCGCTGGCACTCAGCTCCGTCTATGTCGTGACCTGGGTGATCGGCATGATGGCGACGCGTCGCGACGCGGATCGAGCGGCGGCCTGA